In a single window of the Populus alba chromosome 16, ASM523922v2, whole genome shotgun sequence genome:
- the LOC118048763 gene encoding ammonium transporter 2-like, which yields MDQASAYGQVSPAAPLWLNKGDNAWQMIASILVATQSMPGLVILYASIVKKKWAVNSAFMALYAFAAVLICWVLLCFRMAFGDELLPFWGKGAPALGQKYLIAQARIPESTHTHEDGTRETVEPLYPMATLVYFQFTFAAITLILLAGSVLGRMNIKAWMAFVPLWLIFSYTVGAFSLWGGGFLYHWGAIDYSGGYVIHLSSGIAGLTAAYWVGPRLKSDRERFPPNNVLLMLAGAGLLWMGWSGFNGGAPYAANLDASMAMLNTNVCAATSLLVWTSLDAVYFGKPSVIGAVQGMMTGLVCITPGAGLVQSWAAIVMGILSGSIPWVSMMILHKKFAPLQKVDDTLGVFHTHAVAGLLGGLLTGLLAEPELCDLILSVNTRGAFYGGNGGMQFLKQMVAALFVIGWNIVSTTLILLFIRLFIPLRMPEEQLAIGDDAVHGEEAYALWGDGEKYDPSKHGRITETTESPYVNGARGVTINL from the exons ATGGATCAGGCCTCCGCGTATGGACAAGTTTCACCAGCAGCTCCTTTATGGCTAAACAAAGGAGACAATGCATGGCAAATGATAGCTTCAATTCTGGTCGCCACCCAGAGCATGCCAGGGCTTGTCATACTCTATGCAAGCATAGTCAAGAAGAAATGGGCTGTAAACTCTGCCTTCATGGCCCTCTACGCCTTCGCTGCTGTCCTCATTTGCTGGGTGCTTTTATGCTTCCGAATGGCCTTCGGCGATGAACTCCTCCCGTTCTGGGGCAAGGGTGCTCCGGCTTTAGGCCAAAAGTATCTAATAGCCCAAGCCAGGATCCCTGAAAGTACGCATACACATGAAGATGGAACAAGGGAAACTGTTGAGCCTTTGTATCCAATGGCCACACTTGTCTACTTCCAATTTACTTTTGCTGCAATTACCCTAATTTTGCTTGCTGGTTCTGTTCTCGGCCGTATGAATATTAAAGCTTGGATGGCTTTTGTCCCTCTATGGCTCATATTCTCCTACACTGTTGGTGCTTTTAGTCTATGGGGCGGTGGATTTCTTTATCATTGGGGTGCCATTGATTACTCCGGCGGCTATGTTATTCACCTCTCCTCTGGAATTGCAGGGTTGACAGCAGCTTATTGG GTCGGACCGAGGCTAAAAAGTGACAGGGAGAGATTTCCCCCTAATAATGTGTTGCTGATGCTTGCGGGTGCTGGCCTATTGTGGATGGGCTGGTCAGGATTCAATGGCGGTGCACCCTATGCAGCAAATCTAGATGCTTCGATGGCGATGTTGAACACTAATGTATGTGCAGCAACAAGTCTGCTTGTATGGACATCTCTGGATGCTGTCTACTTTGGTAAGCCGTCGGTGATAGGAGCTGTCCAGGGCATGATGACAGGACTAGTTTGCATCACTCCTGGAGCAG GACTGGTTCAATCTTGGGCGGCTATAGTGATGGGAATACTTTCTGGTAGCATTCCATGGGTGTCTATGATGATACTGCACAAGAAATTTGCCCCGCTTCAAAAG GTGGATGATACCCTAGGTGTCTTTCACACGCATGCAGTAGCTGGGCTCTTGGGTGGACTTCTAACTGGTCTTTTAGCAGAGCCAGAACTCTGTGACCTTATACTGTCAGTGAATACAAGAGGTGCATTTTATGGTGGAAATGGCGGGATGCAATTCTTGAAGCAAATGGTTGCAGCCCTTTTTGTTATAGGTTGGAACATAGTGTCAACAACGCTAATCCTTCTGTTTATAAGGTTGTTTATACCATTGAGAATGCCGGAGGAGCAACTTGCAATCGGAGATGATGCAGTTCATGGAGAGGAAGCTTATGCTTTATGGGGTGATGGTGAAAAATATGATCCGTCTAAGCACGGCAGGATTACGGAAACAACAGAGTCTCCGTATGTCAATGGTGCAAGAGGTGTAACCATAAATTTGTAA
- the LOC118048773 gene encoding ammonium transporter 2-like, with amino-acid sequence MEASAYGQVSPAVPSWLNKGDNAWQMIASILVATQSMPGLVILYASIVKKKWAVNSAFMALYAFAAVLICWVLLCYRMAFGDELLPFWGKGAPALGQKYLIAQARIPESTYTHEDGTRETVEPLYPMATLVYFQFTFAAITLILLAGSVLGRMNIKAWMAFVPLWLIFSYTVGAFSLWGGGFLYHWGVIDYSGGYVIHLSSGIAGLTAAYWVGPRLKSDRERFPPNNVLLMLAGAGLLWMGWSGFNGGAPYAANIDASMAMLNTNVCAATSLLVWTSLDAVYFGKPSVIGAVQGMMTGLVCITPGAGLVQSWAAIVMGILSGSIPWVSMMILHKKFAPLQKVDDTLGVFHTHAVAGLLGGLLTGLLAEPELCDLILSVNTRGAFYGGNGGMQFLKQMVAALFVIGWNIVSTTLILLFIRLFIPLRMPEEQLAIGDDAVHGEEAYALWG; translated from the exons ATGGAGGCCTCCGCATATGGACAAGTTTCACCAGCAGTTCCTTCATGGCTAAACAAGGGAGACAATGCATGGCAAATGATAGCATCAATTCTGGTTGCCACCCAGAGCATGCCAGGGCTTGTCATACTTTATGCAAGCATAGTCAAGAAGAAATGGGCTGTAAACTCTGCCTTCATGGCCCTCTACGCCTTCGCTGCTGTCCTCATTTGCTGGGTGCTTTTATGCTACCGAATGGCCTTCGGCGACGAACTCCTCCCGTTCTGGGGCAAGGGTGCTCCGGCTTTAGGCCAAAAGTATCTAATAGCCCAAGCCAGGATCCCTGAAAGTACGTATACACATGAAGATGGAACAAGGGAAACTGTTGAACCTTTGTATCCAATGGCCACACTTGTCTACTTCCAATTTACTTTTGCTGCTATTACCCTAATTTTGCTTGCTGGTTCTGTTCTCGGCCGTATGAATATTAAAGCTTGGATGGCTTTTGTCCCTCTATGGCTCATATTCTCCTACACTGTTGGTGCTTTTAGTCTATGGGGCGGTGGATTTCTTTATCATTGGGGAGTCATTGATTACTCCGGTGGCTATGTTATTCACCTCTCCTCTGGAATTGCAGGGTTGACAGCAGCTTATTGG GTCGGACCGAGGCTAAAAAGTGACAGGGAGAGATTCCCCCCTAACAATGTGTTGCTGATGCTTGCGGGTGCTGGCCTATTGTGGATGGGCTGGTCAGGATTCAATGGCGGTGCACCCTATGCAGCAAATATCGATGCTTCGATGGCGATGTTGAACACTAATGTATGTGCAGCAACAAGTCTGCTTGTATGGACATCTCTGGATGCTGTATACTTTGGCAAGCCGTCGGTGATAGGAGCTGTCCAGGGCATGATGACAGGACTAGTTTGCATCACTCCTGGAGCAG GACTGGTTCAATCTTGGGCGGCTATAGTGATGGGAATACTTTCTGGTAGCATTCCATGGGTGTCTATGATGATATTGCACAAGAAATTTGCCCCGCTTCAAAAG GTGGATGATACCCTAGGTGTCTTTCACACGCATGCAGTAGCTGGGCTCTTGGGTGGACTTCTAACTGGTCTTTTAGCAGAGCCAGAACTCTGTGACCTTATACTGTCAGTGAATACAAGAGGTGCATTTTATGGTGGAAATGGCGGGATGCAATTCTTGAAGCAAATGGTTGCAGCCCTTTTTGTTATAGGTTGGAACATAGTGTCAACAACGCTAATCCTTCTGTTTATAAGGTTGTTTATACCATTGAGAATGCCGGAGGAGCAACTTGCAATCGGAGATGATGCAGTTCATGGAGAGGAAGCTTATGCTTTATGGGGGTGA